In a genomic window of Mus pahari chromosome 8, PAHARI_EIJ_v1.1, whole genome shotgun sequence:
- the Znf219 gene encoding zinc finger protein 219 isoform X1, protein MEGSRPRILVGHLEPSPPAFDGELDLQRYSNGPGVSGTPGPGSPGMGAVGWSETRAGERRFPCPVCGKRFRFNSILALHLRAHPGAQAFQCPHCGHRAAQRALLRSHLRTHQPERPRSPAARLLLELEERALLREARLGRPRSSGGMQSSPASEGLARPQVPSSSAFRCPFCKGKFRTSAERERHLHILHRPWKCSLCSFGSSQEEELLHHSLTAHGASERPLAATSTPEPQPPPQQEPRSALEPEPEPEPRPEPDREANPAPTPAPPEEPPAPPEFRCQVCGQSFTQSWFLKGHMRKHKASFDHACPVCGRCFKEPWFLKNHMKVHTSKLGPLRAPGPGSAPARAPQPPDLSLLAYEPLGPALLLAPAPAPAERREPPSLLGYLSVRAGEVRPNGEGADPGGGRSYGGFRPLPSALPNRARRHRAEEPEEEEEVVEAEEESWARGRSLGSLTSLHPNPGEGSGQPAPAAGAQARSSATQEENGLLVGGTRSEAGRGATGKDCPFCGKSFRSAHHLKVHLRVHTGERPYKCPHCDYAGTQSGSLKYHLQRHHREQRSSAGPGPPPEPPPPSQRGSLQPQSGAKPTQASATWVEGTASTRPPSSNTGPGSRRKPASPGRTLRNGRGGEAEPLDLSLRAGPGGEAGAGGALHRCLFCPFATGAPELMALHLQVHHSRRARGRRQPRADTSPTYVRAPSGETPPSPPLEEEGSPGLSRSGEAGLGGQER, encoded by the exons ATGGAG GGCTCACGTCCCCGCATCCTGGTCGGCCACCTAGAGCCTTCCCCACCAGCCTTCGACGGCGAGCTGGATCTGCAGCGCTACTCCAACGGGCCAGGTGTCAGCGGGACTCCAGGACCCGGCTCGCCTGGGATGGGAGCAGTGGGCTGGTCTGAGACTCGTGCAGGCGAACGGCGCTTCCCTTGTCCTGTGTGCGGAAAGCGCTTCCGATTCAATTCCATCTTGGCTTTGCACCTGAGAGCCCACCCGGGCGCCCAAGCCTTCCAGTGCCCACATTGCGGCCACCGCGCAGCGCAGCGGGCTCTGCTGCGCTCACACCTCCGAACGCACCAGCCGGAGCGTCCACGCAGCCCTGCTGCACGGCTGTTGCTGGAGTTGGAGGAACGGGCCCTGCTACGCGAAGCCCGACTTGGGAGACCCAGAAGCTCAGGGGGCATGCAGTCCAGCCCTGCCTCAGAGGGCCTGGCTCGCCCTCAGGTCCCTTCCTCATCTGCCTTCCGTTGCCCTTTCTGCAAAGGCAAGTTTCGCACCTCAGCGGAGCGGGAACGCCACCTGCATATCCTGCACAGGCCCTGGAAGTGCAGCTTGTGCAGTTTTGGCTCCAGCCAGGAGGAGGAGTTGCTGCACCACAGTCTGACGGCCCACGGGGCTTCCGAGCGCCCCCTGGCGGCTACATCTACGCCTGAACCCCAACCTCCACCCCAGCAAGAACCCAGATCTGCCcttgagcctgagcctgagcctgaacctAGGCCAGAGCCTGACCGTGAGGCAAACCCTGCCCCGACTCCTGCACCTCCGGAGGAGCCCCCTGCGCCACCTGAGTTCCGTTGCCAGGTGTGCGGCCAGAGCTTTACACAGTCCTGGTTTCTCAAGGGTCACATGCGCAAGCACAAGGCCTCCTTTGATCATGCATGCCCCGTCTGTGGTCGCTGCTTCAAGGAGCCCTGGTTCCTTAAGAACCACATGAAGGTGCACACCAGCAAGCTGGGTCCTTTGCGTGCTCCAGGCCCTGGCTCTGCACCCGCCAGGGCCCCTCAGCCTCCCGACCTGAGCCTACTGGCATATGAGCCACTGGGCCCTGCGCTTCTCCTGGCCCCAGCACCCGCTCCAGCTGAGCGCCGAGAGCCCCCAAGCCTCTTAGGCTACCTGAGTGTACGAGCTGGGGAAGTACGACCCAATGGTGAGGGTGCTGACCCTGGAGGTGGCCGAAGCTATGGAGGGTTCCGCCCACTGCCTTCAGCTCTTCCCAACCGGGCTCGGCGGCACCGTGCAGAGGaaccagaagaggaggaagaagtggtggaggcagaagaggagagcTGGGCCCGAGGCAGGTCGCTGGGCTCTCTGACTTCCCTGCACCCCAACCCAGGTGAGGGGTCAGGACAGCCTGCACCTGCCGCAGGGGCCCAGGCAAGGTCCTCGGCCACCCAAG AAGAAAACGGGCTGCTGGTTGGAGGGACACGATCTGAAGCGGGCCGTGGGGCCACTGGCAAGGACTGCCCCTTCTGTGGAAAATCTTTCCGCTCTGCGCATCACCTAAAAGTGCATCTTCGTGTGCATACAG GTGAGCGCCCCTACAAGTGTCCACACTGCGACTATGCAGGTACCCAGTCGGGCTCGCTCAAGTATCATCTTCAGCGTCATCACCGAGAGCAGAGGAGCAGTGCAGGTCCTGGGCCTCCCCCAGAACCCCCGCCACCTTCCCAGCGGGGCTCACTGCAGCCGCAGTCAGGAGCCAAGCCAACTCAGGCCTCTGCCACCTGGGTAGAGGGCACTGCAAGTACCCGGCCTCCTTCGAGCAACACCGGACCGGGGTCCCGTAGGAAGCCTGCTAGCCCTGGGAGGACCCTGCGCAACGGGCGAGGTGGTGAAGCCGAACCCCTGGACCTGTCCCTACGGGCGGGCCCGGGAGGTGAGGCCGGGGCAGGGGGTGCACTTCACCGCTGCCTCTTCTGCCCCTTTGCCACTGGAGCTCCTGAGCTCATGGCTTTGCATCTGCAAGTACACCACAGCCGTCGTGCTCGGGGCCGCCGGCAGCCCCGAGCCGACACGTCTCCAACCTATGTCCGGGCACCATCGGGAGAGACCCCTCCCAGTCCTCCACTAGAAGAGGAGGGCAGCCCAGGGCTGTCTAGATCCGGAGAGGCAGGTCTTGGGGGGCAAGAACGGTAG
- the Znf219 gene encoding zinc finger protein 219 isoform X2, whose translation MGAVGWSETRAGERRFPCPVCGKRFRFNSILALHLRAHPGAQAFQCPHCGHRAAQRALLRSHLRTHQPERPRSPAARLLLELEERALLREARLGRPRSSGGMQSSPASEGLARPQVPSSSAFRCPFCKGKFRTSAERERHLHILHRPWKCSLCSFGSSQEEELLHHSLTAHGASERPLAATSTPEPQPPPQQEPRSALEPEPEPEPRPEPDREANPAPTPAPPEEPPAPPEFRCQVCGQSFTQSWFLKGHMRKHKASFDHACPVCGRCFKEPWFLKNHMKVHTSKLGPLRAPGPGSAPARAPQPPDLSLLAYEPLGPALLLAPAPAPAERREPPSLLGYLSVRAGEVRPNGEGADPGGGRSYGGFRPLPSALPNRARRHRAEEPEEEEEVVEAEEESWARGRSLGSLTSLHPNPGEGSGQPAPAAGAQARSSATQEENGLLVGGTRSEAGRGATGKDCPFCGKSFRSAHHLKVHLRVHTGERPYKCPHCDYAGTQSGSLKYHLQRHHREQRSSAGPGPPPEPPPPSQRGSLQPQSGAKPTQASATWVEGTASTRPPSSNTGPGSRRKPASPGRTLRNGRGGEAEPLDLSLRAGPGGEAGAGGALHRCLFCPFATGAPELMALHLQVHHSRRARGRRQPRADTSPTYVRAPSGETPPSPPLEEEGSPGLSRSGEAGLGGQER comes from the exons ATGGGAGCAGTGGGCTGGTCTGAGACTCGTGCAGGCGAACGGCGCTTCCCTTGTCCTGTGTGCGGAAAGCGCTTCCGATTCAATTCCATCTTGGCTTTGCACCTGAGAGCCCACCCGGGCGCCCAAGCCTTCCAGTGCCCACATTGCGGCCACCGCGCAGCGCAGCGGGCTCTGCTGCGCTCACACCTCCGAACGCACCAGCCGGAGCGTCCACGCAGCCCTGCTGCACGGCTGTTGCTGGAGTTGGAGGAACGGGCCCTGCTACGCGAAGCCCGACTTGGGAGACCCAGAAGCTCAGGGGGCATGCAGTCCAGCCCTGCCTCAGAGGGCCTGGCTCGCCCTCAGGTCCCTTCCTCATCTGCCTTCCGTTGCCCTTTCTGCAAAGGCAAGTTTCGCACCTCAGCGGAGCGGGAACGCCACCTGCATATCCTGCACAGGCCCTGGAAGTGCAGCTTGTGCAGTTTTGGCTCCAGCCAGGAGGAGGAGTTGCTGCACCACAGTCTGACGGCCCACGGGGCTTCCGAGCGCCCCCTGGCGGCTACATCTACGCCTGAACCCCAACCTCCACCCCAGCAAGAACCCAGATCTGCCcttgagcctgagcctgagcctgaacctAGGCCAGAGCCTGACCGTGAGGCAAACCCTGCCCCGACTCCTGCACCTCCGGAGGAGCCCCCTGCGCCACCTGAGTTCCGTTGCCAGGTGTGCGGCCAGAGCTTTACACAGTCCTGGTTTCTCAAGGGTCACATGCGCAAGCACAAGGCCTCCTTTGATCATGCATGCCCCGTCTGTGGTCGCTGCTTCAAGGAGCCCTGGTTCCTTAAGAACCACATGAAGGTGCACACCAGCAAGCTGGGTCCTTTGCGTGCTCCAGGCCCTGGCTCTGCACCCGCCAGGGCCCCTCAGCCTCCCGACCTGAGCCTACTGGCATATGAGCCACTGGGCCCTGCGCTTCTCCTGGCCCCAGCACCCGCTCCAGCTGAGCGCCGAGAGCCCCCAAGCCTCTTAGGCTACCTGAGTGTACGAGCTGGGGAAGTACGACCCAATGGTGAGGGTGCTGACCCTGGAGGTGGCCGAAGCTATGGAGGGTTCCGCCCACTGCCTTCAGCTCTTCCCAACCGGGCTCGGCGGCACCGTGCAGAGGaaccagaagaggaggaagaagtggtggaggcagaagaggagagcTGGGCCCGAGGCAGGTCGCTGGGCTCTCTGACTTCCCTGCACCCCAACCCAGGTGAGGGGTCAGGACAGCCTGCACCTGCCGCAGGGGCCCAGGCAAGGTCCTCGGCCACCCAAG AAGAAAACGGGCTGCTGGTTGGAGGGACACGATCTGAAGCGGGCCGTGGGGCCACTGGCAAGGACTGCCCCTTCTGTGGAAAATCTTTCCGCTCTGCGCATCACCTAAAAGTGCATCTTCGTGTGCATACAG GTGAGCGCCCCTACAAGTGTCCACACTGCGACTATGCAGGTACCCAGTCGGGCTCGCTCAAGTATCATCTTCAGCGTCATCACCGAGAGCAGAGGAGCAGTGCAGGTCCTGGGCCTCCCCCAGAACCCCCGCCACCTTCCCAGCGGGGCTCACTGCAGCCGCAGTCAGGAGCCAAGCCAACTCAGGCCTCTGCCACCTGGGTAGAGGGCACTGCAAGTACCCGGCCTCCTTCGAGCAACACCGGACCGGGGTCCCGTAGGAAGCCTGCTAGCCCTGGGAGGACCCTGCGCAACGGGCGAGGTGGTGAAGCCGAACCCCTGGACCTGTCCCTACGGGCGGGCCCGGGAGGTGAGGCCGGGGCAGGGGGTGCACTTCACCGCTGCCTCTTCTGCCCCTTTGCCACTGGAGCTCCTGAGCTCATGGCTTTGCATCTGCAAGTACACCACAGCCGTCGTGCTCGGGGCCGCCGGCAGCCCCGAGCCGACACGTCTCCAACCTATGTCCGGGCACCATCGGGAGAGACCCCTCCCAGTCCTCCACTAGAAGAGGAGGGCAGCCCAGGGCTGTCTAGATCCGGAGAGGCAGGTCTTGGGGGGCAAGAACGGTAG